CGTCCGGTATCGGCGTGGGTGCCGCAGTCGCGGCGGGTGCCGCCGTGAGGACCAGTGCGGCGGCGGAGGTGCCGACCTTCAGCCAGGTGCCCAGAGACATGGTCGTCTTCCTTCAGGTGGGGGGACCCGGCCCCTCGGCGGAGCCGGGGCGCTGGAGGCGTCGCCACCGCCCGCCTGTGACGCGCGAGTTCGGACAGCCGCCTCGCAGGAGCCCTAAGAAGGTAGTCCCGCGCCCCACTTTCCCGTCATGCACCTGCCAGTCAATTCCTGGGGGCACTCCAGCCGGTGCCCGGTCAGCGGGCGGCCGGGCCACGAGGCTGCGTTCGTACGGGTCCGGGTACGGCACGTCGGGTGCAAGTGCGCGGCAATCGGGTTCGAAGAGTGGGGGCATGGCCACGAACCATGCTTCGGATTGCGCCGTTCACCCCTACACCCGCGAGATGGCGATGATCCACCAGGTGTTCCGTCGCGAGTCGCGGCTGCTGGCCGAGCTCGTCCAGGACGTTCGGCCCGAACACCGCCCGTGCCCGGATCCTCGTCGAGCACTGACGTCTCTGTTCGATCGGCCTGCGCGCCCACCACACCGGGAAGGACGAGATGCTCCGGCCGGTCCTGCTACCCCATCTGGACCTCGATGCCGAGCAGGTGCCGGCCATGGAGGCGCAGCACCGGGAGCTCTCCGCAGGGATCCGCGAGGTTCAGGCGCTCATCGAGCGGTGGCAGGCGCAGGCCCTGTCGGAGGACCGTGACGAGTTGACCGAGGCGCTGCGTCGGCATCACCGGCAGCTGTGCGCCCCTCTCTCGACCCGCTGCTCGTGCTGGGCGTGGCCGCCGAGGCGACCGAACGGGCGGGCCGGGACCCGGCAGGGCTGTGGCGGGTGCTGCGCATGACCCCTGGTATCACCACGTCCGCGGCCGACCTGGCGGAGGGCCGCAGCTCGTCCTCGGCGTACTCGCGCGGTCCGCACGCCACATCAGCCTCCCGATACAACGGACTCTCCGTGGCGCGGTACCGGACCGCCCCGAGGGCACACCCTCCTGGCGACCGCGGAGTCTCTGGTCGGTGAACCCGACCAGGCTCGGCCGGGGCCTCGCGGTCGACGAGGCGGAGAAGGACCGGCCGCGCGGCATCGTGGCCGGCATCGTGGCCGGCTGCGGTGGTACGGACGTGGGGTTCGCGTCCGTACCGTGGGGCGGCTCAGGCGTTGCGCTGGTCGTTGCTGTCCTGGCGGAGCCGGTCGGTGTGGCGGGTCATGGCGTCGATGCGGTCGGCGAGTTCGCCGTCGTCGGGCCCGAGGTGGGGCCGGGTGCCGGACAGGGGGCCGACCAGGCGGGCGGCGTCGTTGTCGGAGAGCGCCAGGTTGAGTTCGCCGAGCGCTCCTGCGGCGTCGGCGGGAAGGCCGGTGAGGGAGGTCACCTGTCCTGCGAGGCGCCGCAGGTCGGCCGCGTTGTCGCGGGCCCAGGCGGTGACGGTGCGGTCGGCGGCCCGCGCGTCGCGGGTCGCCTGGACCCGCTGTTCGCCCGTGCTTCCCGCCGCGCCGGGGCGCAGCCGCAGGTAGCGGCGTTCGGCGGCCTGGCGGCTGGCGACCCCGAGGGGTCCGGCGAGCTCGGCCCAGCTGGCGCCCTCGCCGCGGGCCGTCTCGATCAGGACGCTCTCCCAGCCGGCGAGCTGCTCGCGGACCTCGCGGAGCATCAGCAGAGCGGCCAGGGCCTGCTGGCCGGCAGGCCCGGTCGCCGGTGCGCCGGGGGGAGGCCCCTGCGCGTCCTGGACCGCCCGGCGGATGGTCTCCAGCGCGGTGACGGCCTCTCGGGCGCGTACCGGTGCGGTGGGGGGAGCGGTCTCGTTCACGGCGCCTCCAACATTCTGTCGTCCATCCGGCGACATCACATTTGTCATCGTTTTGATGACATGTTACAACGGTGGCACGTTGAAGCGCATTGGCAGTTCCTGCCTGAACCAACTGGAGGTGTTTCGCGATGTTGATGCGCACCGACCCGTTCCGCGAGATGGACCGCATCGTCCAGCAGCTCTCGGGTACGTCCGGGACCTGGTCGAAGCCGTCGGTGATGCCCATGGACGCCTACCGGCAGGGCGACACGTACGTGATCGCCTTCGACCTCCCCGGAGTGAGCACCGAGGCGATCGATATCGACGTCGAGCGGAACATGCTCACGGTGAAGGCCGAGCGTCGACCCGCGGGGAAGTCCGACGGTGTGCAGATGGAGCTCTCCGAGCGGCCCCTCGGTGTCTTCTCCCGCCAGGTCATGCTGGCCGACACCCTCGACACCGAGCACATCGAGGCCGACTACGACGCGGGGGTGCTGACCCTGCGGATCCCGATCGCCGAGCGCGCCAAGCCGCGGAAGGTCACCATCGGCGGCGCGTCCGGCCGCAAGCAGATCTCCGGCTGACCGGGCCGGCACCGGCGGCGGAGGACGGGGAACCCGATCCCCCTCCGGCACCCCGTCCTCCGCGCCTCTTCCCCTTCGCCCCCTTTCATGGAGGTGACGTGAGATGCCGATGCGCCGGGAAGCGTTCCTGGACCACGTCCAAGAACGCGGCGAGTACCGGACCCGGGACGAAGCCGAACGCGCGGCCCGCGTCGTCCTGGCCCTGCTGGGCGCACACCTGGTCGGCACCGTGCGGGCCGACCTCGCCGCCCGTCTCCCCGAGAGCTACGCCCTCATCCTCCTCAACCCCCTACAGGCCGCGGAGCCGCTCTCCGCCGAACGCTTCGTCCGCGCGACAGCGGCCTGGGATCGAGGGCGCGACCGAGCGGACGGCCCTGTGGGACATCGGAGCGGTCCTGTCCACCGTGGCCGCGGCGGCCGGCGACGCCCTCACCCACGAGGTCCTGCTCCAGCTGCCGCCGGGCTACGACCTCCTCTTCGGCCGCCCCCGGCCCACCTGACGCCCGCCGCCATCGACGAGAAAGGCACCCGCAGCACCATGTACGACCAGCCTCGAGCGAACCCGGCCCGGCCCGCCATGACGTTCGAGCAGATGCTGGAACGCGTGCGCTACGAAGGCGCCTACCCCACC
The genomic region above belongs to Streptomyces sp. PCS3-D2 and contains:
- a CDS encoding hemerythrin domain-containing protein encodes the protein MLRPVLLPHLDLDAEQVPAMEAQHRELSAGIREVQALIERWQAQALSEDRDELTEALRRHHRQLCAPLSTRCSCWAWPPRRPNGRAGTRQGCGGCCA
- a CDS encoding Hsp20/alpha crystallin family protein, whose amino-acid sequence is MLMRTDPFREMDRIVQQLSGTSGTWSKPSVMPMDAYRQGDTYVIAFDLPGVSTEAIDIDVERNMLTVKAERRPAGKSDGVQMELSERPLGVFSRQVMLADTLDTEHIEADYDAGVLTLRIPIAERAKPRKVTIGGASGRKQISG